One segment of Arthrobacter sp. MMS18-M83 DNA contains the following:
- the paaD gene encoding 1,2-phenylacetyl-CoA epoxidase subunit PaaD → MDMFVQETPTQTKARTAEQKAWGIAATVCDPEIPVLTIEDLGILRNVQLFDDGGLVPAVQITITPTYSGCPAMDAIRDDLKTAFHKEGYPSVYVELVLAPAWTTDWMTEHGKAKLQEYGIAPPSGKAAAGGHSGPVRLNLAVKCPQCSSLNTKELTRFGSTSCKALFVCQDCKEPFDYFKVL, encoded by the coding sequence ATGGACATGTTCGTTCAAGAGACGCCAACCCAGACCAAGGCAAGAACCGCCGAGCAGAAGGCGTGGGGCATCGCAGCCACGGTCTGCGATCCGGAGATTCCCGTCCTGACCATTGAGGACCTGGGGATCCTCCGTAACGTTCAATTGTTCGACGACGGCGGGCTGGTCCCCGCTGTCCAGATCACCATCACGCCGACGTACTCGGGCTGCCCCGCGATGGACGCCATCCGCGACGACCTCAAGACCGCCTTCCACAAAGAGGGCTATCCGAGCGTCTACGTCGAGCTGGTCCTGGCCCCGGCCTGGACCACGGACTGGATGACAGAGCACGGCAAGGCCAAGCTGCAGGAGTACGGAATCGCACCTCCAAGTGGCAAAGCAGCAGCCGGCGGTCACTCCGGCCCCGTGCGGCTCAACCTCGCCGTGAAATGCCCCCAGTGTTCTTCGCTGAATACCAAGGAACTCACCCGCTTTGGTTCCACATCCTGCAAGGCGCTTTTCGTCTGCCAGGACTGCAAGGAACCGTTCGACTACTTCAAAGTCCTGTAA
- the paaC gene encoding 1,2-phenylacetyl-CoA epoxidase subunit PaaC: MTTPEQKNTDFAIEGHGDISVGVRGAGASGDGSASATRITPGNALRPEDIALEIRKGQVKPTEDVAEYALRIGDDGLILAQRLGHWISRAPELEEDVALGNIALDQLGHARSFLTYAGAAWDKSEDDLAYFRREHEFRSAHLFEQPNGDFAVTIARQFIVSYYQFELYKRLTGSTDSTIAAIAAKALKEVDYHRDHTAQWVLRLAGGTEESRRRIVQAFKLVWPYVDELFEDDELTARVAATKAGVQPSSLRADFDQLTGEILSEAGLEEDLKLGAIPQALGGGRQGKHSEHMGYLLAEMQVLAREHPGASW, encoded by the coding sequence GTGACCACGCCTGAACAGAAGAACACAGACTTCGCCATCGAAGGCCACGGCGACATCTCCGTCGGCGTCAGGGGAGCGGGTGCTTCCGGAGACGGTTCGGCAAGCGCCACGCGCATCACCCCCGGGAACGCCCTGCGCCCGGAAGATATCGCCCTCGAAATCCGCAAGGGACAAGTCAAGCCCACAGAAGACGTCGCGGAATACGCTTTGCGCATTGGCGACGACGGTTTGATCCTGGCCCAGCGCCTGGGTCACTGGATCTCCCGCGCGCCAGAGCTCGAAGAAGACGTAGCCCTGGGCAACATCGCGCTCGACCAGTTGGGCCACGCCCGTTCCTTTCTGACCTACGCCGGTGCGGCGTGGGACAAGTCCGAGGACGATCTCGCCTACTTCCGCCGGGAGCACGAGTTCCGCTCCGCGCACTTGTTCGAGCAGCCGAACGGGGACTTCGCAGTCACCATCGCCCGGCAGTTCATTGTGAGCTACTACCAGTTCGAGCTCTACAAGCGGCTCACCGGCTCCACGGATTCCACCATCGCGGCCATCGCTGCGAAGGCCCTCAAAGAGGTGGACTACCACCGTGACCACACCGCGCAGTGGGTGCTGCGGCTCGCCGGCGGAACGGAAGAGTCCCGCCGTCGTATTGTCCAGGCCTTCAAGCTCGTCTGGCCGTACGTCGATGAACTCTTCGAAGACGACGAGCTCACGGCCCGCGTCGCGGCAACCAAAGCAGGCGTGCAGCCGTCCAGCCTCCGGGCAGACTTCGATCAGCTCACAGGCGAAATTTTGAGCGAGGCCGGACTGGAAGAGGACCTCAAGCTCGGAGCCATCCCGCAGGCCCTGGGCGGTGGCCGCCAGGGCAAGCATTCCGAACACATGGGCTACCTGCTTGCCGAGATGCAGGTGCTTGCCCGCGAACATCCCGGTGCAAGCTGGTGA
- the paaE gene encoding 1,2-phenylacetyl-CoA epoxidase subunit PaaE, translated as MPVVRQTAAEQAQATGRRRASFHSLSVSEVRRLTEDAIEVTFGVPAELAGQYDYLPGQYVALRTTFPDESGEPHEVRRSYSICAEPRSFADGSSEIRVAIKKDLGGIFSTWANAELKAGDTLDVMSPMGAFISKHGKDGKTVQQNVMNSMNNPQEMAGELPDAGSFVAIAAGSGITPVIAIARTLLAANPDTRFDLIYANKAAMDVMFLEELADLKDKYPSRLALHHVLSREQRIAPLMTGRIDAAKLQQLLGTAIHAEDVDEWFLCGPFELVQLCRDTLAARGVEPEHVRFELFTTGRPDRPEGNAGRPVVEDESKDTFKITFKLDGLTGDVASPTHARESILNAALRVRPDVPFACAGGVCGTCRAKLVTGTVSMDENYALEQDELDKGYVLTCQAHPTSESVTVDFDV; from the coding sequence ATGCCCGTTGTCCGCCAGACCGCAGCCGAACAGGCACAGGCCACCGGCCGCCGTCGTGCGTCCTTTCATTCCCTCAGCGTTTCGGAAGTCCGCCGCCTGACTGAAGACGCCATTGAGGTCACGTTCGGTGTTCCGGCCGAGCTCGCCGGCCAGTATGACTACCTTCCCGGCCAGTATGTGGCGCTTCGCACCACGTTTCCGGATGAGAGCGGGGAGCCGCACGAGGTCCGCCGCAGCTACTCCATCTGCGCCGAGCCGCGCAGCTTCGCGGACGGCAGCAGCGAGATCCGCGTGGCCATCAAGAAGGACCTGGGCGGCATCTTCTCTACGTGGGCGAATGCGGAACTCAAGGCCGGCGACACCCTGGACGTCATGAGCCCCATGGGCGCTTTCATTTCCAAGCATGGCAAGGACGGCAAGACCGTCCAGCAGAATGTCATGAACTCCATGAACAATCCGCAGGAGATGGCGGGCGAGCTCCCGGACGCGGGTTCCTTCGTGGCCATTGCCGCCGGTTCCGGTATCACCCCGGTGATCGCGATCGCCCGCACGCTGCTGGCCGCAAACCCGGACACACGCTTCGACCTGATCTACGCCAACAAGGCCGCCATGGACGTCATGTTCCTCGAGGAATTGGCGGACCTGAAGGACAAGTACCCGTCGCGCCTGGCGCTGCACCACGTGTTGTCGCGCGAGCAGCGCATCGCGCCGCTCATGACGGGACGTATCGACGCCGCGAAGCTGCAGCAACTGCTGGGCACCGCCATCCACGCGGAGGATGTGGACGAATGGTTCCTGTGCGGGCCGTTCGAGCTGGTCCAGCTGTGCCGGGATACCCTCGCTGCCCGTGGCGTTGAGCCGGAGCACGTGCGCTTTGAGCTGTTCACCACTGGTCGCCCGGACCGCCCCGAGGGCAACGCCGGCCGGCCCGTTGTGGAGGACGAGTCGAAGGACACGTTCAAGATCACCTTCAAGCTGGACGGGTTGACCGGCGACGTCGCCAGCCCCACCCACGCCCGGGAATCCATCCTCAACGCGGCTTTGCGCGTCCGCCCGGACGTTCCGTTCGCGTGCGCCGGTGGCGTGTGCGGCACGTGCCGCGCAAAACTGGTCACTGGGACGGTCAGCATGGACGAGAACTACGCCTTGGAGCAGGATGAGTTGGACAAGGGCTACGTGCTCACGTGCCAGGCCCACCCCACCAGTGAATCCGTCACGGTCGATTTCGACGTCTAA
- a CDS encoding three-helix bundle dimerization domain-containing protein, translating to MTRDDEARALVAVINHLAERFPDIPRSVIQNAVAEEHSSLSSGRIRDYVPVLVEHAVKNRLTKVAADIRLSGGFTSELVGRQPPAGNQ from the coding sequence ATGACGAGGGACGACGAAGCACGGGCCCTTGTGGCTGTTATCAACCATCTGGCCGAGCGGTTCCCCGACATACCACGCTCGGTTATCCAAAATGCGGTTGCCGAAGAACACTCGAGCTTGAGCAGTGGCCGGATCCGGGATTATGTTCCAGTCCTGGTTGAACACGCCGTCAAGAATCGCCTCACGAAGGTGGCCGCCGACATCCGGCTCTCCGGCGGTTTCACCTCCGAACTGGTCGGAAGGCAGCCACCCGCCGGCAACCAATAG
- a CDS encoding enoyl-CoA hydratase/isomerase family protein, producing the protein MIELSIANGIAEIVLNAPEKLNSLDEAALAELDRAYDDAAAAASRGVVRALLLRGEGRAFCAGRDIAGVTPESDDAQAYLSGLVEPLLKKMAAFPAPTFAAAHGACLGVGLGLLLATDVVYVAEHAKFGSPFAKLGATLDSGGHWYFTERLGMHRTLDLIYTADLISGAEAVAQGMFSRVMPDDALLEATRIIVERVAAGATGAFTASKELVAHIRDQRLGLWAAMSEENDEQARLCKTEDYAEGFRAFQEKRAPAFKG; encoded by the coding sequence ATGATCGAGCTCTCCATCGCCAACGGCATCGCCGAAATTGTCCTCAACGCCCCGGAAAAGCTGAATTCCCTTGACGAGGCAGCGCTCGCGGAGCTGGATAGAGCGTACGACGACGCCGCTGCCGCCGCCTCGCGCGGCGTGGTGCGGGCGCTGCTCCTCCGCGGAGAGGGCCGCGCCTTTTGCGCCGGACGCGACATTGCGGGCGTGACGCCGGAGAGCGACGACGCCCAGGCGTACCTCAGTGGGCTCGTCGAGCCGTTGCTCAAGAAGATGGCAGCCTTCCCTGCCCCGACCTTCGCGGCTGCCCACGGCGCGTGCCTCGGCGTTGGGCTTGGCCTGTTGCTGGCCACGGATGTGGTTTATGTGGCGGAGCATGCCAAGTTCGGTTCGCCGTTCGCCAAGTTGGGCGCCACGTTGGACTCGGGCGGGCATTGGTACTTCACGGAACGCTTGGGCATGCACCGGACCCTGGACCTGATTTACACCGCGGATCTCATCAGCGGCGCCGAGGCCGTGGCGCAGGGCATGTTCAGCCGGGTCATGCCTGATGACGCCTTGCTGGAGGCCACGCGAATCATCGTGGAGCGGGTGGCGGCGGGTGCCACCGGAGCGTTCACGGCCAGCAAGGAGCTCGTGGCGCACATCCGCGATCAGCGCCTTGGGCTGTGGGCAGCCATGTCCGAAGAGAACGACGAGCAGGCGCGCCTGTGCAAGACCGAGGACTACGCCGAGGGTTTCCGGGCGTTCCAGGAGAAGCGGGCGCCGGCCTTCAAGGGATAG
- a CDS encoding LCP family protein, which translates to MIEPNNAQRLSLYEQLLKRDRDRKFRRRRIVFVAALTAAALVVGVIVYVGGTVLGFNANLHRSDALNGQDVPKLSKDTNILVMGLDTRVDEKGQPLPPEMYDALHAGDQSIGGYNSNVLMLIHIPADGSKATGISIPRDDYVQVSGIPGSGPFNAKIKEAYGYGFDAAKSSLINAGKADDDATYQAARDAGRKAEIATVTQFLGGVHVDHFIEVTMAAFYQTAQAIAPITVCVNRATQDTFSGADFKAGMQQIDAKQAMAFVRQRRDTTDPNYQFSDLDRERRQQAFITSVSRQLKQAGTFTDIGKMQGVLNAVSKNIVVDSELNLIELAQQATSLTGGNIAFTTLPITGFGWSPDGASINTVDINEVQATVKELLTPAPPATQPAPGTSSTAPEPASAPANAAPESPAPANPAPANPAPANPAPAATTSTYADSTGALQGGTIPCVK; encoded by the coding sequence ATGATTGAACCCAACAACGCGCAACGGCTGTCGCTGTATGAGCAACTCCTGAAACGTGACCGGGACCGCAAGTTCCGACGTCGCAGGATTGTCTTCGTCGCCGCGCTGACCGCTGCCGCACTGGTGGTGGGCGTCATCGTCTATGTGGGCGGGACCGTGCTCGGTTTCAACGCGAACCTCCACCGTTCAGACGCCCTGAACGGTCAGGATGTCCCGAAGTTAAGCAAGGACACCAACATCCTGGTCATGGGATTGGATACCCGGGTTGACGAGAAGGGCCAGCCTCTTCCGCCGGAAATGTACGACGCACTCCATGCCGGGGACCAGAGCATCGGCGGTTACAACTCCAACGTTCTGATGCTTATCCACATCCCTGCGGACGGTTCCAAGGCGACGGGTATCTCGATTCCCCGGGATGACTACGTCCAGGTCAGCGGCATCCCCGGAAGCGGGCCCTTCAACGCCAAGATCAAGGAAGCCTACGGTTACGGATTCGACGCCGCAAAAAGCTCGCTGATCAACGCCGGTAAAGCCGATGACGACGCCACTTACCAGGCAGCGCGCGACGCCGGACGCAAGGCCGAGATCGCGACCGTCACCCAGTTCCTGGGCGGCGTGCACGTGGACCACTTCATCGAAGTCACCATGGCCGCGTTCTACCAGACGGCCCAGGCAATCGCACCCATCACCGTGTGCGTCAACCGGGCCACCCAGGACACCTTCTCCGGGGCAGACTTCAAAGCCGGCATGCAGCAGATCGATGCCAAACAGGCCATGGCCTTCGTCCGGCAGCGCCGGGACACAACTGACCCGAACTACCAGTTCTCGGACCTGGACCGCGAACGCCGCCAGCAGGCCTTCATCACCTCCGTGTCCCGCCAGCTCAAGCAGGCCGGAACTTTCACCGACATCGGCAAAATGCAGGGCGTCCTGAACGCCGTGAGCAAGAACATCGTGGTCGATTCCGAGCTGAACCTGATCGAACTGGCCCAGCAGGCAACCTCCCTGACCGGAGGCAACATAGCCTTCACCACCCTGCCGATCACCGGTTTCGGCTGGTCCCCGGACGGCGCCTCCATCAACACCGTGGACATCAACGAAGTGCAAGCCACCGTGAAGGAACTCCTCACCCCAGCCCCGCCGGCAACACAGCCAGCCCCGGGTACGAGCTCCACCGCCCCGGAACCGGCCTCAGCTCCGGCGAATGCCGCACCCGAATCCCCAGCGCCCGCCAACCCGGCGCCCGCCAACCCGGCACCGGCCAACCCGGCACCGGCCGCGACGACGAGCACGTATGCCGACTCAACGGGAGCCCTTCAAGGCGGTACCATCCCCTGCGTCAAATGA
- a CDS encoding glycosyltransferase family 2 protein, whose translation MAHVGGVTSAGALLVYILWRIVYTMPSTGPDLFAAWALVVFEALPLGAAVVNVVTLWNIDSRAPEPLPKALPSMVVAVLIPTYNEPAEVLTPTIAAACALEPAHQTWVLDDGDRDWVRELCMAYGARYVRREVHDHAKAGNLNHALELMTDEEAEGSPSIDIIAVLDCDHVPLPAFLTATLGWFADENIALVQGLQAFYNAGAFDDDGITGEQGLFFNVQLRSRNTPDAGPFWCGSTSLLRRRALREIGGIATETITEDMHTTLKLIRRGWKTVYHHQTLALGLAPATPEQYLLQRRRWGLGCMQILTLERLWAAKRWMSWRNYHEYLNGTVWWLEGVGTVIAFLVPMILLFSGATTTTADPVTFSTVFTLTFLTRLWGAKHLMRKQVHWPTAFALRIFRIPVGLACLWWLMTRRSLKFEVTPKGGAGSRAKGSAPRILTVLTAVNAAAISYAAAGAMGFTPSHAGTASTLAAGGWLLLAAVFLILGMRRIRADAFATSRRNAHRFPASATIEINGAHGTLLDISVGGASVRTAHGHLDGTKTAILHLPGSPPVKLEIVRLQSTGADHQAASLRVPEGDWHAYRILSLWLFHTPLGVLPGLPAGAPAAAATKANPLQSNTRSNRQPEIEQPFGASSRHQSRRIHRETPRRDRIRGAPQLARRRGTRLVPAVKSSTTSRNPRRRTLKTAPRSWFR comes from the coding sequence ATGGCTCACGTCGGCGGTGTAACTTCAGCCGGCGCCCTTCTGGTGTACATTTTGTGGCGGATCGTCTACACGATGCCCTCGACAGGCCCCGATTTGTTCGCAGCATGGGCACTGGTTGTATTCGAGGCCCTTCCGCTGGGTGCAGCTGTGGTCAATGTGGTGACTCTGTGGAATATCGACAGCCGGGCCCCGGAACCATTGCCCAAGGCCCTGCCCAGCATGGTCGTGGCTGTCCTGATTCCTACCTACAACGAACCCGCCGAGGTGCTGACGCCCACTATAGCCGCGGCCTGCGCGCTTGAACCGGCGCACCAGACATGGGTCCTTGATGACGGGGACCGGGACTGGGTCAGGGAACTGTGCATGGCATACGGAGCGCGGTATGTCCGGCGCGAAGTCCATGATCACGCCAAGGCGGGAAACCTGAACCATGCGCTGGAACTGATGACCGACGAAGAAGCTGAAGGCTCGCCCAGCATCGATATCATTGCCGTCCTGGATTGTGACCACGTTCCCCTCCCGGCGTTCCTGACCGCGACTTTGGGATGGTTCGCTGACGAGAACATCGCTTTGGTACAGGGTCTGCAGGCCTTCTACAATGCAGGAGCATTCGACGACGACGGGATCACGGGCGAGCAGGGCCTCTTCTTCAACGTTCAGCTCCGATCCCGCAACACCCCCGACGCCGGGCCGTTCTGGTGCGGATCCACGTCGCTGCTCCGTCGGCGGGCGCTTCGCGAAATCGGAGGCATCGCCACGGAAACCATCACTGAGGACATGCATACCACCCTTAAACTCATCCGACGCGGATGGAAGACCGTCTACCACCACCAGACACTGGCCCTGGGTCTGGCACCGGCCACCCCGGAACAGTACCTGCTCCAACGCCGCCGATGGGGCCTGGGCTGCATGCAAATCCTCACCCTCGAACGGCTCTGGGCGGCCAAGCGGTGGATGTCCTGGCGCAACTACCACGAGTACCTCAACGGCACGGTGTGGTGGCTCGAAGGCGTCGGCACCGTCATCGCGTTCTTGGTACCGATGATTCTGCTGTTCTCCGGCGCAACCACCACGACAGCCGACCCCGTGACTTTCTCCACCGTCTTCACACTGACCTTCCTGACACGTCTGTGGGGAGCGAAGCACCTGATGCGCAAACAGGTCCACTGGCCAACAGCCTTCGCCCTGCGCATCTTCCGCATTCCCGTCGGTCTGGCGTGCCTGTGGTGGCTCATGACGCGCAGGAGTCTGAAGTTCGAAGTCACACCCAAAGGCGGCGCCGGCTCCCGAGCCAAAGGATCTGCTCCCCGGATCTTGACAGTGTTGACCGCGGTCAACGCAGCAGCGATCAGCTACGCGGCGGCCGGGGCCATGGGCTTCACGCCCTCCCATGCCGGAACGGCTTCCACCCTTGCCGCAGGAGGTTGGCTGCTCCTTGCAGCCGTCTTCCTCATCTTGGGAATGAGAAGGATCCGGGCCGATGCGTTCGCGACATCACGACGCAACGCCCATCGCTTCCCCGCCAGCGCCACGATCGAAATCAACGGCGCACACGGAACACTCCTGGATATCTCAGTCGGCGGCGCGTCCGTCCGTACCGCCCACGGGCACCTTGACGGCACAAAGACTGCAATACTGCACCTGCCTGGCTCTCCACCGGTAAAACTCGAGATCGTTCGGCTCCAGAGCACCGGCGCCGATCACCAAGCTGCCTCACTGCGGGTCCCCGAAGGTGATTGGCACGCTTACCGAATACTGTCGCTCTGGCTGTTTCACACGCCCCTCGGCGTCCTGCCAGGCCTCCCGGCCGGGGCGCCCGCAGCCGCCGCGACCAAGGCAAACCCGCTGCAAAGCAACACGCGCAGCAATCGCCAACCCGAAATCGAGCAGCCGTTCGGTGCATCTTCGCGGCATCAAAGCCGCCGGATCCATCGAGAAACCCCACGCCGGGACCGGATACGGGGTGCTCCGCAGCTCGCTCGCCGCCGGGGAACCAGGCTAGTGCCAGCCGTCAAATCGTCTACAACTTCCCGAAACCCGCGCCGCCGAACCCTGAAAACGGCCCCGCGGAGCTGGTTTCGTTGA
- a CDS encoding cation diffusion facilitator family transporter, with amino-acid sequence MTRVRRLSVVLILNLVLVAGLVVVGISANSLGVLAEGADYLADAAAIGVSLLAVRVSKLPPTPKRPQGYPMATTWAAGVNAGWLLVLSVAILVGAAGRLLTGTSEVHGLPVLIVSGIAAAVMFVGALILGGDGDNKAGGDLNMRAVLLDTAGDAAAAAGVAVAGAVIYVTNGLYRLDPVVAAIIAVVVGYHAVRLLLEIFQALRAHRRSASRP; translated from the coding sequence GTGACTCGTGTTCGTCGGCTGAGCGTCGTCCTGATTTTGAACCTGGTGCTCGTGGCTGGGTTGGTTGTTGTCGGAATCTCGGCGAACTCGCTGGGCGTGCTCGCCGAGGGCGCGGACTACCTGGCCGATGCTGCCGCCATTGGGGTGTCGTTGCTGGCTGTCCGGGTATCCAAGCTGCCGCCGACCCCTAAGCGTCCCCAGGGATATCCGATGGCCACCACTTGGGCGGCAGGGGTGAACGCCGGCTGGTTGCTTGTCCTGAGCGTGGCGATTCTAGTGGGCGCAGCCGGACGCCTCCTCACCGGTACCAGTGAGGTCCACGGCCTACCGGTGCTCATTGTCAGCGGGATCGCCGCAGCAGTGATGTTCGTCGGTGCCCTCATCCTCGGCGGTGACGGCGACAACAAGGCCGGCGGTGATCTGAACATGCGCGCGGTCCTTCTTGATACCGCCGGCGACGCCGCGGCAGCGGCCGGGGTTGCCGTGGCCGGTGCCGTCATCTACGTGACGAACGGCCTTTACCGGCTTGATCCTGTTGTCGCGGCGATCATTGCCGTGGTGGTGGGATATCACGCGGTCCGGTTGCTGCTCGAAATCTTCCAGGCACTGCGCGCGCATCGGCGCAGTGCCTCGCGGCCGTGA
- a CDS encoding putative bifunctional diguanylate cyclase/phosphodiesterase, with protein sequence MRVTESNAAPYSQQNALVLGKLGFEAIVLPGSTRAPEVDELFRGDRTLRGVVVDSPAGPALLSRDQLEFKMSGRLGFGRALHARATAADMLGASPFTVSDALRMPEAVAVILDRPEAIRYQDLLVIGAGAPRIVPVSEVFEGLSAVFRHASLHDPLTGLPNRRMLELEAPALTRDTHRSRIGILFIDLDDFKGVNDTYGHQAGDIVLAEFASRLCGCVREGDTVVRLGGDEFAVLLVGVDEAEAGAVADRVLECMDEHFVVDGHHLDVTATLGLAMASDVTDEGALSGLEALLRHADDAMLNAKHAGKRRVGRICPAGNAAGIARETLIRRRLPDALRDGTLSLQYQPLRDLATGEDHGVEALLRWTDPELGQVPPAEFISIAEHTGEILRIGAWVIDRACAQAKLWSDAGTPLRIAVNVSPLQLASGTLVDDVRGALDKHGIPAGLLEIEITEGTAIADLPGAAVQLQRLIDAGVGVALDDYGTAYSTLALLRVLPLTTVKIAKSFIDDIDTDARAAAIVNGLIHVLQAAGVKTTAEGVERTTQLTALRGMACDTAQGYLISRPVAPADVPAARCRR encoded by the coding sequence GTGAGGGTCACTGAAAGCAATGCGGCGCCGTACAGCCAGCAGAATGCCCTGGTGCTGGGCAAGCTCGGGTTCGAGGCGATTGTTCTGCCAGGTTCCACCCGCGCCCCCGAGGTTGACGAACTCTTCAGGGGTGACAGGACGCTGCGCGGGGTGGTAGTCGATTCCCCGGCAGGCCCTGCGTTGTTGAGCCGGGATCAGCTGGAATTCAAGATGTCGGGCCGTCTGGGGTTCGGCCGTGCGCTGCATGCCCGTGCGACGGCTGCGGACATGCTGGGCGCATCACCCTTCACCGTTTCGGACGCGCTCCGGATGCCCGAAGCGGTCGCTGTCATCCTGGACAGGCCCGAAGCGATCCGTTACCAGGATCTGCTTGTCATCGGCGCGGGCGCACCGCGGATCGTGCCGGTCTCGGAAGTCTTCGAAGGCCTTTCGGCCGTTTTCCGTCATGCCTCCCTGCATGATCCGCTCACAGGCCTACCGAACAGGCGCATGCTCGAGCTGGAAGCGCCGGCCCTGACCCGGGACACCCACCGGTCCCGGATAGGAATCCTCTTCATCGATCTGGACGATTTCAAAGGCGTCAACGACACTTACGGCCACCAGGCCGGGGACATCGTACTCGCCGAATTTGCCTCACGCCTCTGCGGATGCGTTCGGGAAGGGGACACCGTGGTCCGTCTCGGCGGGGATGAATTCGCCGTGCTCCTGGTCGGTGTGGACGAAGCCGAAGCCGGAGCTGTGGCCGACCGGGTGCTGGAATGCATGGATGAGCACTTCGTCGTTGACGGCCACCACCTGGATGTCACCGCCACACTCGGCCTGGCCATGGCGAGTGATGTCACCGACGAGGGTGCCTTGAGCGGGCTCGAGGCACTCCTCCGGCACGCCGACGATGCGATGCTCAACGCCAAACACGCCGGCAAACGCCGCGTCGGGCGGATCTGCCCTGCGGGGAACGCGGCCGGGATCGCCCGCGAAACGCTCATCCGCCGCCGGCTTCCCGACGCGCTTCGGGACGGCACGTTGAGCCTGCAATACCAGCCCCTTCGGGATCTGGCCACCGGTGAGGACCACGGTGTCGAGGCACTCCTGCGCTGGACGGATCCCGAACTGGGCCAGGTCCCTCCGGCGGAGTTCATTTCTATTGCGGAACACACCGGGGAGATTCTCAGGATCGGCGCCTGGGTCATCGACCGCGCCTGCGCGCAGGCAAAGCTGTGGTCCGATGCCGGAACCCCGCTGAGGATCGCCGTGAACGTTTCACCCCTGCAACTGGCGTCGGGCACGCTGGTCGACGATGTCCGGGGCGCACTGGACAAGCACGGCATTCCGGCCGGGCTGCTGGAAATCGAAATCACGGAAGGGACGGCAATAGCCGACTTGCCCGGCGCGGCGGTGCAACTGCAGCGACTGATAGACGCCGGTGTCGGGGTCGCCCTGGACGATTACGGGACCGCCTACTCCACCCTCGCGCTACTTCGGGTCCTTCCCCTGACAACCGTCAAAATCGCCAAGTCCTTCATCGACGATATCGACACGGACGCACGTGCAGCCGCCATCGTCAACGGACTCATCCACGTCCTGCAAGCCGCGGGTGTCAAGACCACAGCAGAGGGAGTCGAGCGGACCACGCAACTCACTGCACTGCGCGGCATGGCCTGCGACACCGCCCAGGGCTACCTGATCTCGCGCCCCGTAGCTCCGGCCGACGTCCCCGCGGCCCGCTGCCGCCGATGA